TTCTTCCTACCCTACCCCTTCTTGGAAAGGAATCCCATGAGTTCCGTAAAACGCCTCTCGAAATTCCATCTGCCTCATCATCTCAGAGAGAGCTCACTCTGTATAGCCTCCAGATGTGATGGATATATGTGTATTCTTTTTTGTGTACCCCTGTGGAAGTGCAGCCCCAAAAACTAAAAGAACGAGAACGCCGGATATAATAATCGAGAAAATGCTGATCATGTCTGTTCAGGGTTATATATGCAATTTTACTCGTAGTTGAAGAGCACGCTGATCGATTCACCGTGGTGGACGCGCCGCATCGCCTCGGCAAAGATGGGAGAGATGTCCAAGACGTCGAGCTTGGATCCAAGCTGCTTCTTGTGCTCGTCCTGGGGAACAGAGTTGGTAACAACCAGCTTGTCAATCGCCGAGGCCTTGACGCGGCTGATAGCGTCGCCGCTGAAGACACCGTGAGTCAACAGGGCGTAAATTGTGGTGGCGCCCTCCTTCTTGAGGAGCTTGGCGGCTCTGGTAATAGTGTTGCCGGTGTCGGCAATGTCGTCGAGCAGAATGCAGACGCGGTCAGTAACGTTACCCACGAGCATCATACTGGCATTTTGGCGATCGGTAATCTTGGTAGGGCGGCGCTCCTGTGATTCTTGGTTAAGTGGTAATCCTGGGGGGGAAATCTGTAGGAGGGCATTTACCTTGTGAATAAGGGCAAACTCCATACCCAAGCTATCCGCAATGGCAGTCGCGCGCTtggcaccaccagcatcgGGGCTGATAATGACGGCATCCCTCCAGTTCGGAATGTGCTGCTGGATGTAGCGTTTAAGGAGCGGTTGTCCATAGAGGTTATCGACAGGGATATCGAAGAATCCTTGGACTATACAGGGAACAAGTTAATCTACCAGCCGTGGCCAGCGTCATGGGACGAAAGGACAAAGAATGCGCAACTACTCGCGCAAGTGTGTTTGTGTGTTTTCCACATCAACCGAGACACGTACCTTGTGGGTCGTGGAGATCCATGGTAATGACTGTACGGACGTGAGTTAGCAGCTATTTCCTGTGCACAAGCCATCCCTCATGTCGCGCGTCTCTCGCAACTGGTTGTAGGCCCCAGTATTGTTCGGGCCAGAGGCCATTTGTTGGAATGACGTACCATGATCGCAGCCGGCGCAGGTCAAAAGGTTGGCCACAAGGGTACCCGCCTGCGCAACCCACTGCTTGTAACCGGGCTTGGCCTGGAAACCGTTGACGATGGAGAGATTCTCGTAGTCATGGGTAGTATACTGCTCCTTAGAGCTACCATTCGTCAGGGCGTTCTTGATCATCTGGTTGGCGATGTCGGAGCTGTTGGTAAGGCCAGAAGTCTTGGGCACGCCGGGACCGGGGGTGGGCGGGACACTGTCGAAAGTGTACTGATTCTTTCCATTCTCGCCGTTGGGGGTGGGCGCCTTGTACAAAGGAGCGCCGGCCTTGTTGTAGGGCAAGTCGGGTTGCCTCGAGTAGGGGAACAAGGGAAGGACAGCGGTGACTCTGCGAGCAGAACCAGTCTTGCAGGCAGAGATCATGATGCAGAGGTCCATGAAATGGTCATTGAGCCTGCTGCCATTGCCACCGAAGCCAGTCTGGATAATGTACACATCCTTTCCGCGCACGGAATCCTGGATTTCGCAACGACTTTCGCCAGAGGAGAACTTGGTCAGGATCCTGCTGCAGGCGGGCAGGCCAAGAATACCGCAGATGCTCTCCACCAATTCGGGGTGGGAGTTACCGCCGAGGACGACAATGTTACGGACCATCTTGCAGTCTTGATCTGGCGACCCGTCAGGATCGCACGTGCAAAGAgacgagggcggaggagggatcGAGACGAAGGAGGTGGCGTCTGagaggacggcggcggcggcgtcggtGGTGGTCGCTGGAAGGCCGGAGGGGACAAGCCCGGAAAGAAATGAAAGCAGGGCCACGATAGCGTTGGGTAATGCGAGGCTCTTAAGCGCCACTAGCCGTAAGGCAATGGGCAAGCTGACTCCTCAGAGTGCCAGGTCGTGCTGGGCTTCGAAGGATCGTGCTCGGCTGTTTCCTCCCGGGTCTGGGAAGAAGAATTTGCGCCggtatatttttttttca
The Neurospora crassa OR74A linkage group II, whole genome shotgun sequence DNA segment above includes these coding regions:
- a CDS encoding ribose-phosphate pyrophosphokinase II; translation: MVRNIVVLGGNSHPELVESICGILGLPACSRILTKFSSGESRCEIQDSVRGKDVYIIQTGFGGNGSRLNDHFMDLCIMISACKTGSARRVTAVLPLFPYSRQPDLPYNKAGAPLYKAPTPNGENGKNQYTFDSVPPTPGPGVPKTSGLTNSSDIANQMIKNALTNGSSKEQYTTHDYENLSIVNGFQAKPGYKQWVAQAGTLVANLLTCAGCDHVITMDLHDPQVQGFFDIPVDNLYGQPLLKRYIQQHIPNWRDAVIISPDAGGAKRATAIADSLGMEFALIHKERRPTKITDRQNASMMLVGNVTDRVCILLDDIADTGNTITRAAKLLKKEGATTIYALLTHGVFSGDAISRVKASAIDKLVVTNSVPQDEHKKQLGSKLDVLDISPIFAEAMRRVHHGESISVLFNYE